The Argentina anserina chromosome 3, drPotAnse1.1, whole genome shotgun sequence genome includes a region encoding these proteins:
- the LOC126788209 gene encoding vacuolar protein sorting-associated protein 22 homolog 1: MRRRPGIGGLQNAAAARDQYRALGQNVAQIRTDLMKEQLATFKSQLEDFARKHKNDIRKNPAFRSQFHDMCTKVGVDPLASNKGFWAELLGIGDFYYELGVQIVDICLATRPHNGGLINLQELCNLLRQRRKNDREAVSEDDCLRAISKLKVLGNGFEVISVGKRKLVRSVPTELNKDHNEILELAQSQGFVTVDEVERRLSWTSGRAIDALDTLLDEGLALIDDGHKDGRRRYWFPCVSSISTLVGADT; this comes from the exons ATGAGGAGGAGACCTGGTATTGGTGGTCTGCAGAATGCTGCTGCTGCTAGG GACCAATATCGGGCGCTGGGCCAGAATGTTGCCCAGATTAGAACTGATCTTATGAAGGAACAGCTCGCCACTTTCAAAAGCCAATTAGAAGATTTTGCTCGCAAACACAAG AATGACATTCGCAAGAATCCTGCTTTTAGATCACAATTTCATGATATGTGCACTAAGGTTGGAGTAGACCCCTTAGCCTCCAACAAGGGTTTCTGGGCAGAGCTTTTGGGAATTGGTGACTTTTATTACGAACTTG GAGTGCAAATTGTTGATATCTGCTTAGCAACAAGACCCCACAATGGAGGCTTGATCAACCTGCAGGAACTCTGCAATTTGCTTCGTCAAAGACGAAAGAATGATCGTGAAGCTGTTTCTGAGGATGATTGCCTGCGTGCTATAAGTAAGCTGAAG GTATTGGGTAATGGTTTTGAGGTTATTTCTGTTGGAAAGAGGAAGCTTGTCCGGTCTGTTCCAACTGAGTTGAACAAAGAccataatgaaattttagagCTTGCCCAG TCTCAAGGCTTTGTGACTGTTGATGAGGTAGAGAGACGGCTATCTTGGACCAGTGGCCGTGCAATTGATGCCCTTGACACTTTACTAGAT GAGGGTCTTGCTCTAATTGATGATGGCCACAAAGATGGTAGACGCCGATATTGGTTCCCTTGCGTATCTTCCATCTCTACCCTTGTTGGAGCTGACACTTGA
- the LOC126788795 gene encoding fatty acid desaturase 4, chloroplastic, whose protein sequence is MSIFTQTKLLPSPKHHVHSVHHSPVLRTTIHCSVSTTTKPKPAPEKLVIKPPRLHQLDFSPGNIRPLLNDPSLQSTWSHRAWVASGCTTVLISLAKSVAGAAHSHIWAEPIMAGLVGYVLADLGSGVYHWGIDNYGGASTPIFGAQIEAFQGHHKWPWTITKRQFANNLHALARVITFTVLPLDLAFDDPILHGFVAVCSGCIMFSQQFHAWAHGTKSRLPPLVVALQDSGILISRSQHSAHHRQPYNNNYCIVSGVWNEFLDNQKVFEALEMILFFKQGLRPRSWSEPSSEWTEEEETISELASS, encoded by the coding sequence ATGTCTATCTTCACTCAAACCAAGCTCCTCCCTAGCCCTAAACACCATGTTCACTCAGTACACCACTCTCCAGTCCTCCGGACAACTATCCATTGCTCCGTCTCCACCACCACAAAGCCGAAGCCAGCCCCCGAAAAGCTTGTCATCAAACCGCCCCGGCTGCATCAGCTGGATTTCTCACCCGGAAACATCCGGCCATTGCTGAATGACCCGAGTCTACAATCAACGTGGTCTCACCGTGCATGGGTAGCCAGCGGGTGCACCACTGTGCTAATTTCTCTAGCTAAATCAGTAGCGGGTGCAGCACATTCACACATATGGGCCGAGCCCATTATGGCGGGCTTGGTCGGGTATGTGTTGGCGGATCTCGGGTCCGGAGTTTACCATTGGGGCATTGACAACTATGGTGGTGCATCTACTCCAATTTTTGGTGCACAAATAGAAGCATTTCAAGGTCACCATAAGTGGCCATGGACTATTACTAAGCGCCAATTTGCTAACAATTTACATGCCTTGGCTCGTGTCATTACTTTCACAGTGCTTCCCTTAGACCTTGCCTTTGATGATCCTATTCTTCATGGGTTTGTTGCTGTTTGCTCTGGTTGCATTATGTTCAGCCAACAATTTCATGCTTGGGCTCACGGCACAAAGAGCCGGCTACCCCCATTGGTTGTGGCATTGCAAGATTCCGGCATACTAATATCTCGGTCGCAACATTCAGCGCACCACCGGCAGCCATACAACAACAATTACTGCATTGTGAGTGGAGTTTGGAATGAGTTTTTGGATAACCAAAAGGTATTTGAAGCGTTGGAGATGATCTTGTTTTTTAAGCAAGGGTTAAGACCTAGGTCTTGGAGTGAACCTAGCTCTGAGTGGACTGAAGAGGAAGAGACTATTTCTGAACTTGCAAGTAGTTGA